From Amycolatopsis sp. cg9, one genomic window encodes:
- a CDS encoding carboxymuconolactone decarboxylase family protein codes for METRLDLFRTETGSRLAKRFAALGQVLERSPLPAATRELVSLRASQINGCGWCIDMHTKDAAAAGETAVRLNLVAAWRESTVFTEAERVALAVAEEGTRLADAHEGVSDETWARMREHYDDEQAAALVALVALINAANRLAVLVHQKGGSYEPGMFAALAG; via the coding sequence ATGGAAACCCGTCTCGACCTGTTCCGCACCGAAACCGGCAGCCGGCTGGCCAAGCGGTTCGCCGCGCTCGGCCAGGTGCTCGAGCGCTCGCCGCTGCCCGCGGCCACCCGGGAGCTGGTGAGCCTGCGGGCCAGCCAGATCAACGGGTGCGGCTGGTGCATCGACATGCACACCAAGGACGCGGCGGCCGCGGGGGAGACGGCCGTGCGGCTCAACCTCGTCGCCGCGTGGCGGGAGTCGACGGTGTTCACCGAAGCCGAGCGGGTCGCCCTCGCCGTGGCGGAGGAGGGCACCCGGCTCGCGGACGCCCACGAAGGCGTGTCCGACGAGACCTGGGCGCGGATGCGCGAGCACTACGACGACGAGCAGGCCGCCGCGCTGGTCGCGTTGGTCGCCCTGATCAACGCGGCCAACCGGCTGGCCGTGCTCGTGCACCAGAAGGGGGGTTCCTACGAGCCGGGGATGTTCGCCGCGCTGGCCGGGTGA